In the Paenibacillus sp. FSL H7-0357 genome, one interval contains:
- the spoIIIAE gene encoding stage III sporulation protein AE → MRQRSIFRPPKLKMLLLLPCLLFLWCADTARATAAAPTNAPITSPTSSPTQGGTSSPVDQWVKGQMQSLPTDKVESYWDQLMKDYGGFFPDGKTPSLMDMLLPGEKGLSFKSVLTGLTSYMWHEVLYNGKLLVTIVMVSVLSMILETLQTAFERKSVSKIAYMLCYMVVLVIAVNSFNIAIGYAKDAIDRMIDFMMAMIPLLFALLASMGNIVTVSVTHPLIVFMIHAVGTLIHTVVFPLLFFSAVLHLVSAMSEKYKLTQLANLLRNIGAGLLGVLLTVFLGVISVRGITSSVTDGVTIRAAKYITGNFVPVIGKMFADATDTVISASLLVKNAIGLSGVIIILFLCAFPAIKILVLALIYNVAAAVMQPLGETPIVTCLQTIGKSMIYVFAALAAVSLMFFLAVTIMLTAGNVTVMMR, encoded by the coding sequence ATGCGTCAACGCAGTATTTTTCGTCCGCCAAAACTAAAAATGCTGCTGCTCCTGCCCTGCCTGCTGTTTCTGTGGTGTGCGGATACCGCCCGGGCTACAGCCGCTGCGCCAACCAATGCGCCAATTACCTCACCAACGTCTTCACCCACCCAGGGAGGAACTTCCTCTCCAGTGGATCAGTGGGTGAAAGGGCAAATGCAAAGTCTGCCGACAGACAAGGTGGAGTCGTACTGGGACCAGCTGATGAAGGATTACGGAGGATTTTTTCCGGACGGGAAGACTCCTTCGCTGATGGATATGCTGCTGCCGGGGGAGAAGGGACTCAGCTTCAAAAGCGTGCTGACCGGACTGACCTCCTACATGTGGCACGAGGTGCTGTACAACGGCAAGCTGCTGGTGACGATCGTTATGGTCAGTGTGCTCAGCATGATTCTGGAGACGCTGCAGACCGCTTTTGAACGGAAATCAGTCAGTAAAATCGCCTATATGCTCTGTTACATGGTTGTGCTGGTCATCGCCGTCAACAGCTTCAATATCGCAATCGGTTATGCCAAGGATGCCATCGACCGGATGATCGATTTCATGATGGCGATGATCCCGCTGCTCTTCGCGCTTCTGGCTTCGATGGGCAACATCGTTACGGTGTCGGTTACCCATCCGCTGATCGTTTTCATGATCCATGCGGTGGGCACGCTCATCCACACCGTCGTGTTCCCGCTGCTGTTCTTCTCGGCGGTGCTGCATCTGGTGAGCGCAATGTCCGAGAAATACAAGCTGACCCAGCTGGCCAATCTGCTGCGCAACATCGGAGCGGGCTTGCTCGGCGTACTGCTGACGGTGTTCCTCGGAGTCATTTCTGTCAGGGGGATCACCAGCTCGGTTACGGACGGGGTGACCATCCGTGCCGCCAAATACATTACGGGGAATTTCGTGCCGGTTATCGGCAAAATGTTCGCGGACGCCACCGATACGGTGATCTCGGCCTCACTGCTGGTGAAGAATGCCATCGGGTTGTCGGGCGTCATTATCATCCTCTTCCTTTGTGCTTTTCCGGCGATCAAAATCCTGGTTCTCGCGCTGATCTACAATGTGGCCGCAGCAGTCATGCAGCCGCTGGGCGAGACACCGATTGTAACCTGCCTGCAGACGATCGGCAAAAGCATGATTTATGTATTCGCGGCGCTGGCCGCCGTATCACTGATGTTCTTCCTGGCCGTCACGATCATGCTGACGGCCGGCAATGTCACCGTCATGATGAGGTGA
- a CDS encoding YqhV family protein: protein MDKYVSWMAALRLLSGSVEITAALIMLRLNQVDKALAVNSGLALVGPTILILTTAVGLTGMAQELSWGKLGWIGCGVAFLLIGILKK from the coding sequence TTGGACAAGTATGTGAGCTGGATGGCGGCGCTTCGGCTGCTCTCAGGCAGTGTGGAAATAACGGCTGCGCTGATCATGCTGCGGCTGAATCAGGTGGACAAGGCACTGGCGGTCAATTCCGGGCTGGCTCTGGTCGGACCTACGATACTAATCTTAACGACGGCGGTTGGTCTCACAGGGATGGCGCAGGAGCTGTCCTGGGGCAAGCTGGGCTGGATTGGCTGCGGGGTAGCCTTTCTCTTAATCGGGATTCTGAAAAAATGA
- the efp gene encoding elongation factor P, whose product MISVNDFKTGLTVEVEGDIFTVLDFQHVKPGKGAAFVRSKLKNLRNGNTVERTFRAGETIGRAIIENRGVQYLYASGAEHVFMDNETYDQFELSAKQLEWELNFLKENMTVNIVSYQGEILGINLPTSVELKVVETEPGIKGNTAQGATKFAKVETGLNVQVPLFINENDVLLIDTREGKYISRA is encoded by the coding sequence GTGATTTCAGTTAACGATTTCAAAACAGGCTTGACCGTAGAGGTAGAAGGCGACATCTTTACCGTACTTGATTTCCAGCACGTTAAACCAGGTAAAGGTGCGGCATTTGTTCGCTCCAAACTGAAGAATCTGCGCAACGGCAACACTGTAGAACGTACATTCCGTGCAGGTGAAACTATTGGCCGGGCGATCATCGAGAACCGTGGTGTGCAATATCTGTATGCCAGCGGTGCGGAACATGTATTTATGGACAACGAAACTTATGATCAATTCGAATTGTCTGCCAAGCAATTGGAATGGGAGCTTAATTTCCTTAAAGAAAACATGACTGTGAACATCGTCAGCTACCAGGGCGAAATTCTCGGAATCAACCTGCCTACCAGCGTTGAGCTGAAGGTTGTAGAAACAGAGCCGGGCATCAAGGGTAACACGGCTCAGGGCGCTACTAAATTTGCTAAGGTAGAAACCGGATTGAACGTTCAGGTTCCTCTTTTCATTAATGAAAACGACGTGCTTCTGATTGATACCCGCGAAGGTAAATACATCTCCCGCGCGTAA
- the spoIIIAG gene encoding stage III sporulation protein AG: MGNWLKKLEQWAGGGSGSPKRSHTFRWLIILGLLGAAIMLFNSFVNVKKLDSENTGREPPVSESSQATLQQGELSTPNSFDGIELAMENRTKEILEKIVGVGTVDIMVTVDSTEEIVVVRDMNDSQQQSEETDANGGKRHTTQYTRDGEIVTYSQSGDETPIITKRIKPQVRGVLVVAKGAENKVVRGLIEEAVEKGLNVPSYRISVVPRKQEQ, from the coding sequence GTGGGCAATTGGCTGAAGAAACTGGAGCAATGGGCAGGGGGCGGGTCCGGCAGTCCGAAAAGGAGTCATACCTTCCGCTGGCTGATTATTTTGGGACTGCTGGGTGCGGCAATTATGCTGTTCAACTCCTTCGTGAACGTGAAAAAGCTGGACAGCGAGAACACTGGAAGAGAACCGCCGGTAAGCGAGAGTTCGCAGGCGACCCTGCAGCAGGGGGAATTGAGCACTCCCAATTCATTTGATGGCATTGAGCTGGCAATGGAGAACCGCACGAAAGAAATTCTGGAGAAAATCGTTGGTGTAGGCACGGTCGATATTATGGTCACTGTGGATTCTACTGAAGAAATTGTCGTGGTCCGGGATATGAACGATTCCCAGCAGCAGAGCGAAGAGACCGATGCCAACGGAGGCAAACGGCACACCACACAATACACAAGGGATGGCGAGATCGTCACCTACAGCCAATCGGGCGACGAAACCCCGATTATAACCAAACGGATAAAACCCCAGGTGCGCGGCGTTCTCGTCGTTGCCAAGGGAGCGGAGAACAAAGTCGTCCGGGGATTGATTGAAGAGGCTGTCGAGAAGGGTTTGAACGTGCCTAGCTACCGCATATCCGTAGTGCCGCGCAAGCAGGAGCAGTGA
- the spoIIIAC gene encoding stage III sporulation protein AC — protein MNIEVNAIFQIAGIGIIIAMIHTVLKQMGKEDIAHWVTIVGFIIVLFMVIRMLDGLLQEIKTIFLFQ, from the coding sequence ATGAATATTGAAGTCAATGCGATCTTTCAGATTGCCGGCATCGGCATCATCATCGCCATGATTCACACGGTGCTCAAACAGATGGGTAAAGAGGACATCGCCCATTGGGTGACGATAGTCGGGTTCATCATCGTGCTGTTTATGGTGATCCGCATGCTGGACGGACTGCTCCAGGAAATCAAAACGATTTTTCTTTTTCAATAG
- a CDS encoding YqhR family membrane protein encodes MNNAGKQKSQHTNPFYFAIELGFFAGIIWGGIRWLMYAFHFTKVLPGFLAEPFFKHEFLMTAAGHLAGYLSFIVFSVAASLFYVLIFRKLKGPWPGIIYGVLCWSALFLAGSWQFLMQPPFRLPWNSVISEFCIFLLWGLFIGYTAAIEYTDERKREQQTSLA; translated from the coding sequence ATGAATAATGCAGGCAAGCAAAAATCGCAGCATACGAACCCTTTTTATTTTGCCATTGAACTGGGCTTTTTTGCCGGAATAATCTGGGGAGGGATCCGCTGGCTGATGTATGCCTTTCATTTCACCAAGGTTCTTCCTGGTTTTTTGGCCGAGCCGTTCTTTAAACATGAATTTCTGATGACAGCGGCCGGGCATTTGGCCGGATACCTGTCTTTTATCGTGTTCTCGGTAGCCGCATCACTCTTTTATGTGCTGATCTTCCGCAAGCTGAAGGGCCCCTGGCCGGGGATTATTTACGGGGTTCTGTGCTGGTCCGCGCTCTTTCTTGCCGGGTCGTGGCAATTTCTCATGCAGCCTCCGTTCAGGTTGCCTTGGAACTCTGTAATCAGTGAATTTTGCATCTTTTTACTCTGGGGTTTGTTCATCGGCTATACCGCGGCGATCGAGTATACGGATGAGCGGAAACGCGAGCAGCAGACAAGCCTGGCTTAA
- the spoIIIAA gene encoding stage III sporulation protein AA yields the protein MANDWLLLFPEKVRALLRGLPVHLLDKVEEIRVREGRPLEINYSGKYHFLTGDGSLTQRPEEAYKPSREDTHRLLDLISNHSLYTMEEELRKGFITIPGGHRIGLSGRTVLSGGGVEHLRDITGFNVRIARELPGIADGILPYLLERGRQRVMHTLILSPPQHGKTTLLRDLARQISTGSPRGREGNRPGLKVGIVDERSEIAGSRRGIPAFDVGPRTDILDGCPKAEGMMMMIRSLSPDVLIADEIGRPEDAEAVTEALHAGISVVASAHGKEVAELARRPGLGGLLEHHMFERYVILHRTDAGLSFRILDGQKRGLLLVSPEERLGGDRHA from the coding sequence ATGGCTAACGACTGGCTTTTATTGTTTCCCGAAAAAGTAAGGGCGCTGCTGAGAGGACTTCCTGTTCATTTGCTGGACAAGGTGGAGGAAATCCGGGTCCGCGAAGGGCGTCCGCTGGAGATCAACTATTCCGGCAAATATCATTTCCTCACCGGCGACGGCAGTCTGACCCAAAGACCCGAAGAAGCGTACAAGCCAAGCCGAGAGGACACTCACCGGTTGCTTGACCTGATCAGCAATCATTCGCTCTATACGATGGAAGAAGAACTGCGCAAAGGCTTTATCACCATCCCCGGCGGACATCGCATTGGTCTTTCCGGCCGGACCGTCTTAAGCGGCGGCGGCGTGGAACACTTGCGGGACATCACCGGCTTCAATGTCCGGATCGCCCGTGAGCTGCCCGGCATTGCCGACGGAATTCTGCCCTACCTGCTGGAAAGGGGGAGGCAGCGGGTCATGCACACGCTGATCCTCTCGCCGCCGCAGCATGGCAAGACTACCCTGCTGCGCGATCTCGCCAGGCAGATCTCGACAGGGAGCCCAAGAGGGCGGGAGGGCAACCGGCCGGGACTGAAAGTCGGCATCGTCGATGAACGTTCGGAAATCGCCGGCAGCCGCCGCGGCATCCCGGCCTTTGACGTGGGTCCGCGTACGGACATCCTCGACGGCTGTCCCAAGGCGGAAGGCATGATGATGATGATCCGCTCCCTGTCGCCCGATGTGCTGATCGCCGATGAAATCGGCCGCCCTGAGGATGCCGAAGCCGTCACCGAAGCGCTGCACGCCGGCATCTCGGTAGTGGCCTCGGCCCACGGCAAGGAAGTGGCCGAGCTGGCCCGGCGGCCCGGCCTTGGCGGATTGCTGGAACATCATATGTTCGAGCGTTACGTCATCCTGCACCGGACGGACGCCGGGCTGTCGTTCCGCATCCTGGACGGGCAGAAACGCGGGCTGCTGCTGGTCTCGCCTGAAGAGCGGCTGGGCGGTGACCGCCATGCTTAA
- the spoIIIAD gene encoding stage III sporulation protein AD, which produces MEIIQVVGIGLLSTVLILVLKEQKPMFAFLLTTAAGILIFLFLIGKIGTILGTLERVAESSGMEMIYLKTVFKIIGISYIAEFGAQIVRDAGQESIASKIELTGKVLIMVLAVPIISIIIETVMKLLPA; this is translated from the coding sequence ATGGAAATCATTCAAGTGGTAGGAATAGGGCTCCTGTCAACGGTTCTGATCCTTGTTCTGAAGGAACAAAAGCCCATGTTCGCCTTTCTGCTGACCACTGCGGCAGGCATTCTGATCTTCCTGTTCCTGATCGGCAAGATCGGCACGATTCTGGGCACGCTGGAGCGGGTGGCGGAGTCCTCCGGGATGGAAATGATCTATCTCAAAACCGTGTTTAAAATCATCGGGATTTCCTATATCGCGGAGTTTGGAGCGCAGATTGTGCGTGATGCCGGACAGGAATCCATCGCCTCCAAAATCGAGCTGACCGGCAAGGTGCTGATCATGGTGCTTGCCGTACCGATCATCAGCATTATTATCGAAACGGTGATGAAGCTCCTGCCCGCCTGA
- the spoIIIAB gene encoding stage III sporulation protein SpoIIIAB produces the protein MLKLFGAVLIVLAGTLAGFKRAAQYADRPRHIRGLIAALQRLETEILYGFTPLPEALRRIGLQSKDPLRAFFMRAAEEMSPPHDRSAEEAIQRAMDAHFKTASLKGTEQEILRQLSCTLGTSDRSNQSTHIALALQQLKQEETVAREDQGKYEKMSKSLGLLLGALIVILIF, from the coding sequence ATGCTTAAGCTGTTCGGAGCCGTGCTGATCGTGCTGGCGGGTACGCTGGCCGGGTTCAAGCGGGCTGCGCAATATGCTGACAGGCCCCGGCACATCAGAGGCCTTATCGCAGCGCTGCAGCGGCTGGAGACCGAGATTCTGTACGGCTTCACCCCGCTCCCGGAAGCACTGCGCCGGATTGGGCTGCAGTCCAAGGATCCGCTGAGGGCGTTTTTTATGAGAGCGGCTGAAGAGATGAGCCCGCCACATGACCGCAGCGCCGAGGAAGCCATCCAGCGGGCTATGGATGCCCACTTCAAAACCGCCTCCCTGAAGGGAACGGAGCAGGAGATCCTCCGGCAGCTGAGCTGCACGCTCGGCACCAGCGACAGGTCGAATCAAAGCACGCATATCGCGCTGGCTTTGCAGCAATTGAAGCAGGAGGAGACAGTGGCCAGAGAAGATCAGGGCAAATATGAAAAAATGAGCAAAAGCCTGGGTCTGCTGCTTGGAGCATTGATCGTCATTTTGATCTTTTAG
- a CDS encoding YitT family protein has translation MQVRNFVVPLVSNTVAKQVRDVAIIIFSAFLVASGLRLFLIPHQLLSGGVAGTASILGYLTNPKYISLFYFGINLPILIWGFIAVGKKYICLSMLSVLATTWFLTVIPLVKLTKDPILASIFGGVIIAGGVGFSLRAGGSSGGFDILGSIITRKHDIPMGTVLFVMDGLVILSLGFFKSWDSALYAMLCIFVKSRVVDMIHSRHIKLTCFIVTKEREKMLTRLKLLPHGVTVVNAEGGYSHEGNTMLMTVTTRYELAELRKTILETDPKSFVNVLQTVEIVGRFRRLG, from the coding sequence ATGCAAGTTCGTAATTTCGTAGTACCGCTTGTTTCAAACACAGTAGCCAAACAGGTGAGGGATGTGGCCATCATTATTTTCTCGGCCTTTCTGGTGGCGAGCGGACTCCGGCTGTTCCTTATTCCTCATCAGCTGCTAAGTGGCGGGGTAGCAGGGACGGCATCCATCCTTGGTTATTTAACGAATCCGAAGTACATCTCACTGTTCTATTTTGGTATCAATCTTCCAATTCTGATCTGGGGCTTCATTGCCGTAGGGAAGAAATATATCTGCTTAAGCATGCTCTCGGTACTAGCCACTACCTGGTTTCTGACCGTCATCCCCCTGGTGAAACTGACCAAGGACCCGATCCTTGCCAGTATCTTCGGCGGGGTAATAATTGCGGGCGGGGTAGGCTTCTCGCTTCGTGCAGGGGGTTCTTCCGGGGGTTTTGATATACTTGGCTCTATTATTACGCGCAAACACGATATTCCAATGGGCACCGTACTCTTTGTAATGGATGGTCTGGTAATCCTTAGCCTCGGCTTCTTCAAAAGCTGGGATTCTGCCCTTTACGCTATGCTTTGTATTTTCGTCAAGAGCCGTGTAGTCGATATGATCCACAGCCGCCACATCAAGCTGACCTGCTTCATCGTCACGAAGGAACGGGAAAAGATGCTGACCCGCCTCAAGCTTCTGCCTCACGGCGTTACCGTCGTCAATGCGGAAGGCGGCTACAGTCATGAAGGCAATACAATGCTGATGACTGTAACGACCCGATATGAGCTTGCCGAACTGAGAAAAACAATTCTGGAAACCGATCCAAAGTCCTTCGTCAATGTTCTGCAGACCGTAGAGATTGTCGGCCGGTTCCGGCGTCTCGGATAA
- a CDS encoding aspartate kinase: MSLYVMKFGGSSVGDIERMQRVAKRIADKQDEGHRCVVVVSAMGDTTDDLIDQAKQLNAQPPAREMDMLMTTGEQISVALLSIALHGIGRNAVSYTGWQAGFVTDETHGRARINEIDPHRVLESLEREQIVIVAGFQGMTQSGEITTLGRGGSDTTAVALAAAIKADVCEIYTDVDGIYSTDPRIVKRARKLKEISYDEMLELANLGAAVLHPRAVEYAKRYQVKLVVRSSFNHNEGTVVKEEASMEQGVVVSGIAYDKNVARVSILGVPDVPGVLAQVFGKLAEEGVDVDIIVQSGVQNEKADFSFTVALSELARAKEVIEGLHSALPYREVTSEDNLVKVSIVGAGMVSHPGVAAQMFEVISQEGVSIKMVSTSEIKVSCVIESGNLQQIIQALHTAYNLDTEEQAFVGGPQDRR; this comes from the coding sequence TTGTCACTTTATGTCATGAAATTCGGAGGCAGCTCCGTCGGCGATATTGAACGCATGCAGCGTGTCGCCAAACGCATCGCAGACAAGCAGGATGAAGGGCACCGCTGTGTTGTGGTTGTATCCGCCATGGGGGACACCACGGATGATCTAATCGATCAGGCGAAGCAGCTGAACGCTCAGCCGCCCGCGCGTGAAATGGATATGCTGATGACGACGGGGGAACAAATCTCTGTTGCGCTTCTTTCCATCGCATTGCACGGAATCGGCCGCAATGCCGTATCGTATACGGGCTGGCAGGCCGGCTTCGTCACCGATGAGACTCACGGCCGGGCACGGATCAATGAAATTGATCCCCACCGCGTGCTGGAGTCGCTGGAGCGCGAGCAGATCGTTATTGTAGCCGGATTCCAGGGGATGACCCAGAGCGGCGAAATTACCACGCTGGGCCGCGGAGGTTCGGATACGACAGCCGTAGCGCTGGCAGCCGCCATCAAAGCGGATGTATGCGAAATTTACACGGATGTGGACGGCATCTACTCCACAGATCCGCGCATCGTGAAGAGAGCGCGCAAGCTGAAGGAAATCTCTTATGATGAGATGCTGGAGCTGGCTAACCTGGGAGCGGCAGTACTACATCCGCGCGCCGTGGAATATGCCAAACGATATCAAGTGAAGCTGGTCGTCAGATCGAGCTTTAACCATAATGAAGGTACTGTTGTGAAGGAGGAAGCGAGCATGGAGCAGGGAGTAGTAGTTAGCGGAATTGCCTATGACAAGAACGTGGCGCGGGTCAGTATTCTGGGAGTGCCTGATGTTCCCGGCGTATTGGCCCAAGTGTTCGGCAAGCTGGCCGAAGAAGGCGTTGACGTAGATATTATCGTACAGAGCGGCGTGCAGAATGAGAAAGCGGATTTCTCCTTTACGGTGGCGCTTAGCGAGCTCGCACGGGCCAAGGAAGTGATCGAGGGGCTGCACAGCGCCTTGCCTTACCGGGAAGTCACTTCAGAGGATAATCTCGTCAAAGTATCGATCGTAGGCGCAGGTATGGTCAGCCATCCGGGTGTGGCCGCGCAAATGTTCGAGGTCATTTCCCAAGAGGGTGTAAGCATTAAGATGGTCAGCACCTCCGAGATCAAGGTATCTTGCGTGATTGAATCCGGCAATCTGCAGCAGATTATTCAGGCGCTTCATACCGCCTACAATCTGGATACAGAGGAGCAAGCCTTCGTCGGGGGTCCGCAGGACCGCCGCTAA
- the spoIIIAF gene encoding stage III sporulation protein AF, whose product MTWLGGWLRELILVVLMAAFVEMLLPSKSMERYARLVLSLLVLLTMLSPIVSFLKGDAAAELSVAMVQQEKHGGLLSGAGDGADSLEKILADGRRLAAGAKEQSLKLAAEEVAGQMRDQIAGSTGVGGAKVTVTLGMGKAPGEGGGEEVPLISSVTVSLPAAAGAVEAGGTGAESDNGAGTAEPIIIQPVEPVQVSLGGEEGEAAEVGTEAGTSVEDSPSANTDEELIIKLLEQNWNLDRDAIHIQGGKNGAEKL is encoded by the coding sequence ATGACCTGGTTGGGCGGATGGCTGCGGGAGCTCATTCTGGTGGTGCTGATGGCCGCCTTCGTGGAAATGCTGCTTCCGAGCAAGTCGATGGAGCGTTATGCCAGGCTGGTGCTCAGCCTGCTGGTCCTGCTTACTATGCTGAGCCCGATCGTCTCTTTTCTGAAAGGAGATGCTGCAGCAGAGCTGAGTGTGGCGATGGTGCAGCAGGAGAAACACGGCGGTCTTTTGTCCGGTGCAGGTGACGGGGCAGACTCGCTGGAGAAAATCCTGGCGGACGGGCGGAGGCTGGCTGCGGGAGCGAAGGAACAAAGTCTGAAGCTGGCCGCCGAAGAGGTGGCTGGGCAGATGAGAGACCAGATTGCCGGCAGCACAGGGGTAGGCGGGGCGAAAGTCACCGTAACACTTGGGATGGGCAAGGCTCCCGGGGAGGGCGGCGGTGAAGAGGTTCCGTTAATCTCTTCGGTGACCGTCTCCCTGCCGGCAGCAGCTGGAGCAGTGGAGGCTGGGGGTACAGGTGCGGAATCAGACAATGGCGCAGGCACAGCAGAGCCGATCATCATCCAGCCGGTGGAACCTGTGCAGGTTAGCCTGGGCGGTGAAGAGGGAGAGGCAGCTGAGGTTGGAACGGAAGCCGGGACATCGGTTGAAGACAGCCCCAGTGCAAATACCGATGAGGAATTGATCATCAAGCTGCTGGAGCAGAACTGGAATTTAGACCGCGATGCGATCCATATTCAAGGCGGTAAAAACGGCGCCGAGAAATTATAA
- a CDS encoding SpoIIIAH-like family protein: MKGNRQTIWLVSMLSLMVVLSAYYLFTEDSGASVPQETAGSIQVDNLKETGANSSVLDNGLVINEVDTKDAVTADAGTKGTADDNTAVTADDSTDDSTVTAKGDNDDTAVKDDSTLPANAKGEDTDKTAAAKDDKSSDSKTAAADKDTAAASTEKTPVKGDDEILDEVASQSVSASSLFNNYLYEREQQNLKNYNDLLALINDMDKTPAENAVAHEQLNKLEEKETKITGIEEQLQKKYGEAIVKEESGDAYTVVVLSEKLDVKQAVGIVDLVMKELSVSQDKIRVQYVSEQ; encoded by the coding sequence ATGAAGGGCAACAGACAAACGATTTGGTTGGTATCCATGCTCAGCTTAATGGTTGTGCTTTCCGCATACTATTTATTCACAGAGGACTCCGGGGCCTCGGTCCCCCAGGAAACAGCGGGAAGTATTCAAGTGGATAACCTCAAGGAAACTGGCGCGAATTCATCAGTACTGGATAACGGCTTGGTCATCAATGAAGTGGACACAAAGGATGCAGTTACTGCTGATGCCGGAACAAAGGGTACAGCGGACGACAACACAGCTGTCACTGCTGATGACAGCACAGATGACAGCACTGTCACTGCGAAAGGTGACAACGATGATACCGCAGTAAAAGATGACAGCACCCTGCCGGCGAATGCCAAAGGTGAAGACACCGATAAGACAGCGGCCGCAAAGGACGACAAATCAAGCGATTCGAAAACCGCAGCAGCCGATAAAGATACTGCAGCAGCTTCCACAGAGAAAACTCCAGTCAAGGGCGACGATGAAATTCTGGATGAGGTAGCCTCCCAGAGTGTTTCTGCAAGCAGCCTGTTCAACAACTACCTCTATGAACGCGAGCAGCAGAATCTGAAGAATTACAACGATTTGCTGGCCCTGATCAATGACATGGACAAAACCCCTGCCGAAAACGCAGTTGCCCATGAACAGCTGAACAAGCTTGAAGAAAAAGAAACCAAAATCACCGGAATTGAAGAGCAACTGCAGAAAAAATACGGTGAAGCCATTGTCAAAGAAGAATCCGGAGATGCTTATACCGTGGTGGTGCTGAGCGAGAAGCTGGATGTGAAGCAAGCTGTTGGAATCGTGGATCTCGTGATGAAGGAACTAAGCGTTTCCCAGGATAAGATCAGAGTCCAATATGTCAGCGAGCAATAA
- a CDS encoding M24 family metallopeptidase, which translates to MGNERVSKLRTVLQEQGLDAMLITSGINRRYLSGFTGSSGYVLVTGDDSYLLTDFRYMTQAAEQVNGLKVVQHGAKFIDTVRELLPQGSNIRVGFEQDDVTFSAYTAYAAALQPAELVPVSKAVENLRMFKDKEELAVMQRAADLADATFSHILNVIKPGMTERDVDLEMEFYMRTHGATSSSFDTIVASGERSAMPHGVASSKVIQNNEFVTFDFGALLDGYCSDVTRTIALGTPDPKLKEIYDIVLEAQLHTLANIKPGMTGRECDALARDIITRYGYGDYFGHSTGHGLGMEVHEWPRLSKLADEIMQPGMVVTVEPGIYLEGLGGVRIEDDIVITDSGIALLTHSSKDYTVL; encoded by the coding sequence ATGGGCAACGAGCGCGTCTCCAAGCTGCGTACGGTTTTGCAGGAACAGGGATTGGATGCGATGTTAATAACCAGCGGCATCAACCGCCGCTATTTGAGCGGATTTACCGGCTCTTCCGGTTATGTACTGGTGACCGGTGATGACAGTTATCTGCTGACCGACTTTAGGTACATGACACAGGCTGCAGAGCAGGTGAACGGACTTAAAGTGGTTCAGCATGGTGCGAAATTCATTGACACTGTACGCGAACTGCTGCCGCAGGGCAGCAATATCCGTGTCGGCTTTGAACAGGATGATGTAACCTTCAGCGCTTACACCGCATATGCTGCGGCTCTGCAGCCTGCGGAACTGGTTCCAGTCTCCAAAGCAGTTGAGAACCTGCGCATGTTCAAGGACAAGGAAGAGCTGGCCGTCATGCAGCGGGCAGCGGATTTGGCGGATGCAACATTCAGCCATATTCTGAATGTGATCAAGCCCGGCATGACCGAGCGTGATGTAGATCTGGAAATGGAATTCTACATGCGTACCCATGGCGCTACTTCTTCATCGTTTGACACCATTGTGGCTTCCGGTGAACGTTCGGCAATGCCTCATGGCGTGGCAAGCAGCAAGGTCATCCAGAACAACGAATTCGTAACCTTCGATTTCGGTGCGCTGCTGGACGGCTACTGTTCGGATGTAACCCGCACCATTGCGCTGGGAACTCCGGATCCCAAGCTGAAAGAAATCTATGATATTGTACTTGAAGCGCAGCTGCACACGCTGGCTAACATCAAGCCGGGTATGACCGGACGGGAGTGCGACGCTTTGGCGCGTGACATTATTACCCGTTATGGTTATGGGGATTATTTCGGCCACAGCACAGGCCATGGCCTTGGCATGGAAGTCCATGAATGGCCGCGGTTGTCCAAGCTTGCTGATGAAATTATGCAGCCGGGTATGGTAGTAACTGTGGAGCCGGGCATTTATTTGGAAGGCCTTGGCGGTGTGCGCATTGAGGACGACATCGTGATTACAGACAGCGGCATTGCGCTGCTCACACATTCGTCCAAAGATTATACGGTATTGTAA